A window of the Phaseolus vulgaris cultivar G19833 chromosome 5, P. vulgaris v2.0, whole genome shotgun sequence genome harbors these coding sequences:
- the LOC137834705 gene encoding WAT1-related protein At5g07050-like has protein sequence MATEKPRFCANFLENSKHYFAMIALQFGYAGMNIITKVSLNRGMSHYVLVVYRHAFATAVIAPFAFIFERKAQPRITFKIFMQIFILALLGPVIDQNFYYAGLKLTSPTFSCAMSNMLPAMTFVMSVLCRMEKMNMKKVRCQAKVIGTLMTVGGAMLMTLYKGPQVEIVWTKHALNHQSQINNNSSTTPSDKDWLIGSIFLIIATLAWASLFVLQAKAIETYKSHQLSLTTLICFIGTVQATAVTFVMEHNPSVWTIGWDMNLLAAAYAGIVTSSISYYVQGLVIKKRGPVFATAFSPLMMIIVAFMGSFILAEHIFLGGVLGGILIVIGLYSVLWGKQKEEVVEDIPLALKAPMVEANSDSNNTSSHLINLTNQPPFKSNS, from the exons ATGGCCACTGAAAAGCCTAGGTTTTGTGCAAACTTCCTTGAGAACTCTAAACACTACTTTGCCATGATTGCTCTGCAATTTGGCTATGCAGGCATGAACATCATCACCAAGGTTTCCCTCAACCGTGGGATGAGCCACTATGTTCTTGTTGTTTATCGCCATGCCTTTGCCACTGCTGTCATAGCTCCATTTGCCTTCATCTTTGAAAG GAAAGCTCAACCAAGGATAACATTCAAAATTTTCATGCAAATTTTCATCCTGGCTCTACTTGG GCCTGTGATTGATCAAAACTTCTACTACGCTGGGTTGAAATTAACATCCCCAACCTTCTCCTGTGCAATGAGCAACATGCTTCCTGCCATGACTTTTGTAATGTCAGTTTTATGCAG GATGGAGAAGATGAACATGAAGAAGGTGAGGTGCCAAGCAAAGGTGATTGGAACATTGATGACTGTGGGTGGGGCCATGTTGATGACCTTATACAAAGGACCTCAAGTGGAAATAGTTTGGACCAAACATGCCCTTAATCATCAAAGTCaaatcaataataatagttCAACAACACCTTCAGACAAAGATTGGCTCATTGGCTCCATTTTCTTAATCATTGCCACACTTGCTTGGGCATCCCTCTTTGTTTTACAA GCCAAAGCCATTGAAACCTACAAAAGTCACCAGCTAAGCCTCACAACACTGATATGCTTCATAGGCACTGTTCAAGCTACTGCTGTTACTTTTGTTATGGAACACAATCCTTCAGTCTGGACAATTGGTTGGGATATGAACTTACTTGCTGCTGCCTATGCT GGAATTGTTACATCAAGCATATCATACTATGTTCAAGGATTGGTAATTAAGAAGAGAGGACCTGTTTTTGCAACTGCATTTAGCCCTCTCATGATGATCATTGTAGCCTTCATGGGTTCCTTTATCCTTGCAGAACACATTTTTCTTGGAGG TGTTCTTGGTGGGATCTTGATTGTAATAGGGTTATATTCAGTTCTTTGGGGAAAGCAGAAAGAAGAAGTGGTGGAGGATATTCCATTGGCTTTAAAGGCTCCAATGGTTGAAGCAAATTCAGATTCCAACAACACCTCTTCACATCTCATCAATCTCACCAATCAACCTCCATTCAAATCTAACAGTTAA
- the LOC137834706 gene encoding RING-H2 finger protein ATL52-like, translating to MASASNSNPNPYPWTPKDCSQGICSIYCPQWCYIVYSPPPPSLFLGGDSDDDPSAFEFSPLIVAVIGILASTFILVTYYTIISRFCRRRTMHSNDLAEDGSSELAQVSSSSNSGLDEALIKSITVCKYTKGGGVVEGHDCSVCLSEFEENESLRLLPKCNHAFHLPCIDTWLKSHASCPLCRSTITIVCPNPAMEPPPRVIVNALEYQQRTSHVVVVVAQSSEQQGKVVTFDSHTLNQSEG from the coding sequence ATGGCTTCTGCAAGTAACtccaatccaaatccatatcCATGGACCCCTAAGGATTGTTCTCAAGGGATCTGCAGCATCTACTGTCCCCAGTGGTGTTACATAGTCTACtctcctcctcctccttcaCTCTTCCTTGGTGGTGATTCTGATGATGACCCTTCAGCCTTTGAGTTCTCACCTCTCATAGTTGCTGTGATTGGAATATTAGCCAGCACTTTCATCTTGGTCACATACTACACCATAATCTCAAGGTTCTGCAGGAGAAGAACCATGCACTCCAATGATCTAGCAGAAGATGGGAGCAGTGAACTGGCTCaggtttcttcttcttctaactCTGGTTTGGATGAGGCTCTCATCAAGTCCATCACAGTTTGCAAGTACACCAAAGGGGGAGGGGTGGTGGAGGGTCATGATTGTTCTGTTTGTTTGAGTGAGTTTGAGGAGAATGAGAGCTTGAGATTGTTGCCAAAATGCAACCATGCTTTTCATCTCCCTTGCATTGATACTTGGCTCAAATCTCATGCCTCTTGCCCCTTGTGCCGTTCCACCATCACCATTGTTTGTCCAAATCCAGCCATGGAACCACCACCAAGAGTCATTGTCAATGCCTTGGAATATCAGCAAAGAACTAGCCATGTTGTTGTTGTGGTTGCTCAGAGCTCTGAGCAACAGGGGAAGGTGGTAACTTTTGATTCTCACACTTTGAATCAGAGTGAAGGGTGA